From Argopecten irradians isolate NY chromosome 3, Ai_NY, whole genome shotgun sequence:
CCCCTATAACTGTTACACATCCAACCATCCCTATAAATGTCACACAGGTAACTACTCCTATAATTGTTACACACCTAACCGTCCCTATGTTTCTCTTTCTATTTTCTCATTCAAGCCATGGTCTATTTTTCTTCATAAGGGCGTAAAAAATCCTTTAATGGGAAAAAATAGCCTACAATGTTTTGGTATTTGTTTTAGGTGATTCAGGACAAGTTTCTACAAGAGGTTAATGTCCGGCATGGCGGCCATTCGAAACAAATCATTTGAGTAATGTAAGGAAACATTTCGGCGGAAATGTTGTGGTTCACGAAAGACTGATTTATCTTATCTTGGGGGGAAAACTGACGTAGACGACAAAATGCCGAAGAAAAAAACTGAACCAACCATCAGCAAGAAATGTCCTGCGCATCCGCAGAATGACGTcatgtttgtgtgtaaaaacTGTATGGAAGATCTGGTGTGTTCACATTGTGTGACGACAACACACAATGGTCACTTTTTCGTGGAGTTAGAAGATTTTGTGATTCAGAAGAAAGATGACATCGACCAGTTTCTCAGTGAAGCCGAGCGAGATATGCCTGTGATAAAAAACAGGATTGCAGCTACAGAGAAAAACTTGAACGGGAATGACGGTTACTTCAAAGACATCATTGGCGACATCCAGCGGCAGTCGACGGAACTAAAGGCGGAGATCGACAAGATCAGCGATAACTACATTCTGCTTTGTGAACAAATGGAAGAGGAAAACAAAGATAATCTCAAGAGGTTCAAACAAGAACTAGAATTCATTTACAGTGGAATGGCTGCTCTTGTAAGGACGTGTAGAGATGCTCTCGAAACCGATGACGACATGGAAATCATATACGCGGAACGAAAAATTCCGGAAGATCGGGAAATCCCGACTGATTTCCCGTTAAAGGCAGCTGTGTTTCGTCCCGGGAACTCTGGTACAGAACAAAAGATCCGCGTTTTCGGAACACTTGCAATAGAAGGTAGCAAAAGTTTAAGCGAAAGGTCTGCTCTTTCCTCGTCGCCCCAAAACCTCGAGGTCCTCTCAGAGTTCCAGCATAACAAAAGAATCCATTCCATGTGCCCAGCTGGAGAGAATGTTTGGCTACTCGAGCGGCTAAGTCAGGAGATGTTTCTTGTAAACCTCAGCGGGGCAGTTCAGCGCACGATAACCAACGAATCAAGGATCTACGATGTTGCAGTCTCTAAGGACACCAGAGACTTGTGGCTCGCGTGCGAAGACCGAACGATCAGAGAAGTTCACTCGGATACCATGCCAGTTATCAGATTTCGGGTGGAGGAAGCTCCTCGGTGTCTGTGTATCACAGGAGACGATTACATTGTCATTGGCATGGATCGGAAGATTGTCATATACACCAGGGAAGGTCATATCGCGAGAGCGATGGACAAGTTCAGTCCTCTGGCGCGTATGCTGAAACGGCCACATCATATGACGGCTTGTGATCGAGCAGCAGAGATAGCTGTTATCGTGTATGACAACCAAGTCTCGCGTAAACTGCACGTGACTGTGGTAGACGAGAGTTTACAGCTGAAGTACAACCACGAAGGAGACTGTGTCACCATCCGCAACGGCAGCATTCGAGCTTCCGGTTACAACCCGCCCCGGAAGTTCCGTCCGTATGATGCGTGTTACGATAAGCAGAAAAATGTATTAATCACTGACATGAATAATAAAAGTGTGGTCATCGTTCACGGGAAGAACAAGAAAATGGAGACATTGGCCAGAGAGGATTACGAGCCACACGCCATCGCACTCCAGGACAATGGTAACCTTTGGATTGGCCTTGAGGGGAACAAGGTCAAGgtctataaatataaatagaCTCCATCGGATGCTTGGactttgttgattttaaacttcAGATTCTGTACATTAGTGCACAAATACGCAACTACAACAATTATTTTGATGATGATAACAGGAAATGAATCATTTATGCATTAAAAATCTATTCATATCATTCGAGAAGCCATAAAAATAAACTTCGGTGACATGCTATGCAATATTGTTCGTTCAGATTTCCCCTTcattggtacattgtatatagctAGTGTGTTCATTTAGTGATATCGAGAAAGGATAACGTTCTACATCATTAAGCATATCATTCGTCATGATGAGCATTAAGTGTCACAAATGACAAAGATACATTGCACTTATCATACAGAAACCGCAATAATCATCTTGGTAGTAAAAATGTGCGTCTATTAGGAAACagattttctgaaaaatatccCATGCTCGCAtaagatatttgtataaaacTTACTATGCAATGCCAGTTGACCTATATCAACTGCGCCTGCTTCCCAGATGCGATGTCAGTGGTATGAATAAAGCAAGTCTACATTTTTCTTGTGGtgtatatttttgatatatccGATGGACTATGACTATGAGTGTTTAtcgaaaatgaaaatatgaaaattggtATACAGGGGTTTTGAGGGACACTGGATATCATGACTATAGTTACGAAGCGGTCTTGAAATCCATGAGAGCCGTAGTAACCCAAGAAGAGGTAAAAATTAAAGATCGATTGGTTGGGATCGAAAATGtgtataattaattgttatcaGTCGATCACCAAGAATTCAATTTGGCATTGGAAATAGTTTTAAATGGGCGCGAGAACAACAAATAACTGTTGTAGTCCCTAACGAGGAAAGACGAATTCGAAATTAtctgatatttcaaattttatcgGGAACTAAACAGTAAACATTAACACTGGTATAGGACTTTTTATTTGCAATTGAGTTCTCCAGGGATACATGCTTTGTCCACTTTCATTTCTGGTGACTATGAATATGATTTCACTTAACGGAAAATGGAGATTATTGTCAAGCCAAAGATTTACCTGGAAATCAACAGTATCATTGCAGGTATACACATATTTATACCTGTCGTTATTACAGACTGAATACCACAAaacaaggaaacacaacaacaacatcaaatattacTCACTTTATTTCATAAAGTTCGCATCGATCCCCATCGATCCATATTATGCATTTACAA
This genomic window contains:
- the LOC138317391 gene encoding uncharacterized protein — protein: MPKKKTEPTISKKCPAHPQNDVMFVCKNCMEDLVCSHCVTTTHNGHFFVELEDFVIQKKDDIDQFLSEAERDMPVIKNRIAATEKNLNGNDGYFKDIIGDIQRQSTELKAEIDKISDNYILLCEQMEEENKDNLKRFKQELEFIYSGMAALVRTCRDALETDDDMEIIYAERKIPEDREIPTDFPLKAAVFRPGNSGTEQKIRVFGTLAIEGSKSLSERSALSSSPQNLEVLSEFQHNKRIHSMCPAGENVWLLERLSQEMFLVNLSGAVQRTITNESRIYDVAVSKDTRDLWLACEDRTIREVHSDTMPVIRFRVEEAPRCLCITGDDYIVIGMDRKIVIYTREGHIARAMDKFSPLARMLKRPHHMTACDRAAEIAVIVYDNQVSRKLHVTVVDESLQLKYNHEGDCVTIRNGSIRASGYNPPRKFRPYDACYDKQKNVLITDMNNKSVVIVHGKNKKMETLAREDYEPHAIALQDNGNLWIGLEGNKVKVYKYK